The Nitrospirota bacterium genome includes the window AAAAGGACATAAAAAAGCTTGATCCTACAGTTAAGACATCCATTGGAAACTCCCTTCAGAAACTGCAAGATGATCCTGTCCAATACTCTGAACAACTAACTGATCCGAAAATCGGAACATATCGATTCAGGATAGGTGATTACAGAGTGATATTTGATATAGAAGGCAAGGATATTGTTGTTCTCAGAGTGGGTCACAGGAAAGACATTTATAGAAGGCTTTAATTTCTTTACTTCGCTTTTGTTTGGGGTCATTAAAGACGGTAAGGTAGACGTGGATGCGTATATTGAGTTTCTTGCTCAATACAACGAATTCATCAATCACGAGCCGAAACCGTTTAAACCTATGATTGATAAGGTGATGAAGTTGTGAGAGTCTCTTAATATAAATTGGGGTCTGCCCTTGAAACGGGATAGAACAAATAAGATATGCTAAAATACCACCATGGCGAGACCGCTGAGAATAGAATACAAGGGAGCTGTGTATCATATCCTGTCAAGGGGAAATCAGGGTGAAGAGATATTTTCTGATGACAGTGACAGGGAATATTTTGTAGAAATACTTCAGCGTGCAAAGGAGAAGTATGGGGTAGAAGTCTATGCATACTGCATAATGGGGAACCACTATCATTTACTCATATCAACTCCGGAGGGAAAACTTACGAGGGCGATGCACTTTATCGGGTCGAGTTACGGGAGTTATCTGCGGAGATACCGTGGAATGACAGGCCATGTATTTGCCGGAAGATA containing:
- a CDS encoding type II toxin-antitoxin system RelE/ParE family toxin; this translates as MNYRLVYTRRAEKDIKKLDPTVKTSIGNSLQKLQDDPVQYSEQLTDPKIGTYRFRIGDYRVIFDIEGKDIVVLRVGHRKDIYRRL